A portion of the candidate division WOR-3 bacterium genome contains these proteins:
- a CDS encoding response regulator codes for MKKRILIVDDEEPIRILLNEALKDDYEIVLCDNGREAVKHITKGNFDLLITDIKMPGTHGFEVIERIRERNKTIPIIVCSAYKLLEDDIVIKTSEVAAFITKPIQIDELKAKVFELIGV; via the coding sequence ATGAAAAAAAGAATTCTCATTGTTGATGATGAAGAACCGATAAGGATTTTGCTTAATGAAGCACTGAAAGATGATTATGAGATTGTGCTTTGCGATAATGGAAGAGAAGCTGTAAAGCATATCACCAAAGGAAATTTTGATCTGCTTATCACCGATATCAAAATGCCCGGCACCCATGGATTTGAAGTCATTGAACGGATAAGGGAAAGGAATAAAACCATTCCAATTATTGTTTGTTCGGCTTACAAACTCCTTGAAGATGACATTGTGATTAAAACTTCGGAAGTCGCGGCATTTATCACCAAGCCTATCCAGATAGATGAGCTGAAAGCCAAGGTTTTTGAACTGATTGGAGTGTAG
- a CDS encoding ATP-binding protein, translating into MDKNKLSFLRFILILTTILVMTYSKKGLHFGEPGYIVACIYFVISILLSRAPDKILAKPWFSFLTFLFDIIIISIAIYLSEGVQTDFYLIYFLAIFISSVSQTLNGSFFIAIVASIIYTWLLHREYPGISFLDSRFLIRIPFLFIISLVSSYWAEMTRRELKKKEELERFNIELRKEVEKITAREVELRLYNERIINSVASGIMVVNRDGMITTVNPETERSFGYQKEELLQTNIKNIRGFEPLWQKMEYAMTTGKPIIRSEIEILNKNGEKIPIGFNITLLESSDKSIAGCVLIFKDLSEIRKLEEIARQNERLSYLGKMASWVAHEIRNPLTSIDGFAQLLVNVADREKIKFYVEEIRKGTNRINRIIDDILTFARSKKLELKDVDLRNLISEIVQSMKVNIIFESDGQTKVQGEEESLRRLFVNLITNSMEAMDENGVIRIKFEQQDDYLVTHVIDNGKGIDENDLKNIFNPFFTTKPRGTGLGLAIVKKIVDDHKGKIEVQSILGQGTKISVWLLASKEV; encoded by the coding sequence ATGGATAAAAATAAACTGTCATTTCTAAGGTTTATTCTCATTCTTACTACCATTCTGGTTATGACATATTCCAAAAAAGGATTGCATTTTGGAGAACCCGGTTACATTGTTGCTTGCATATACTTTGTTATCAGTATTCTTCTTTCCCGTGCTCCGGATAAAATATTAGCAAAACCCTGGTTTTCGTTTCTTACCTTTCTTTTTGACATTATCATCATCTCTATTGCCATTTATCTCAGCGAAGGTGTGCAGACTGATTTTTATCTTATATACTTTTTGGCGATATTCATCTCCTCGGTGAGCCAAACTCTCAATGGGAGTTTCTTCATTGCGATTGTGGCGAGTATCATTTATACCTGGCTCCTGCACCGAGAGTATCCAGGTATTTCTTTCCTTGATTCCCGATTTTTAATTCGTATTCCGTTTTTGTTTATTATCTCGCTGGTGAGCAGTTACTGGGCGGAGATGACACGCCGTGAATTGAAGAAAAAGGAAGAATTGGAGCGCTTTAATATAGAATTGAGAAAGGAGGTAGAAAAGATAACCGCCCGGGAGGTGGAATTACGTCTATATAACGAGCGAATAATAAACAGTGTGGCAAGCGGCATAATGGTGGTAAATAGGGATGGGATGATTACCACTGTAAATCCCGAGACCGAGCGGTCGTTCGGTTACCAAAAAGAAGAGTTATTGCAAACCAATATTAAGAATATCAGAGGCTTTGAACCCCTTTGGCAGAAAATGGAATATGCTATGACCACGGGCAAACCAATTATCAGAAGCGAGATTGAAATTCTAAATAAAAATGGTGAAAAAATTCCGATCGGTTTTAATATTACATTGCTGGAATCATCGGATAAGAGTATAGCTGGTTGTGTTTTGATCTTTAAGGACCTTTCAGAGATTAGAAAACTTGAAGAGATTGCCCGGCAGAATGAACGACTTTCTTATCTGGGGAAAATGGCGAGTTGGGTAGCCCATGAAATTCGTAATCCGCTCACCTCAATAGATGGTTTCGCCCAACTCCTCGTGAATGTAGCCGACCGCGAGAAAATAAAATTTTATGTGGAAGAAATTCGTAAAGGGACCAATCGGATAAATCGTATCATTGACGACATCTTGACCTTTGCCCGTTCCAAAAAACTTGAATTGAAAGATGTGGATTTGAGAAATTTGATTAGCGAGATAGTTCAGTCGATGAAGGTAAATATAATATTTGAAAGTGACGGTCAGACAAAGGTTCAGGGTGAGGAGGAATCGCTCCGTCGCCTTTTTGTCAATTTAATAACCAATAGTATGGAGGCGATGGATGAGAACGGGGTGATAAGAATTAAATTTGAGCAACAGGATGATTACCTTGTGACCCATGTTATCGATAACGGTAAGGGGATTGATGAAAATGATTTAAAAAATATCTTCAATCCCTTCTTTACCACCAAACCCCGTGGCACAGGGCTGGGGTTGGCGATTGTTAAAAAGATTGTTGATGATCATAAGGGCAAAATCGAAGTTCAAAGTATACTCGGGCAGGGGACTAAAATATCAGTATGGTTACTTGCCAGCAAGGAGGTTTAG